In a genomic window of Caloenas nicobarica isolate bCalNic1 chromosome 1, bCalNic1.hap1, whole genome shotgun sequence:
- the HAO2 gene encoding 2-Hydroxyacid oxidase 2 isoform X1: MAMVCLSDFEAYAKKYLPKIAWDFFAAGADDCCTRDENILAYKRIHFRPRMLRDVSMMDIRTKLLGTEISFPVGIAPTGFHQLAWPDGEKSTARAAKAMNTCYIASTYSTCTLEEISAAAPGGLRWFQLYIHRNRAVSQQLVQRAEALGFQGLVLTADLPYTGKRRDDVRNGFRLPPHMKLKNLEGAFEGDDCSEYGLPPNSIDPSVTWNDIYWLRSLTHLPIIIKGILTKEDAELAVRHGVQGIIVSNHGGRQLDGGPATIDALVEVVEAVQGSVEVYLDGGIRKGSDVLKALALGAKCVFIGRPALWGLAYKGEEGLQDVLRILQDEFRLSMALAGCASVSEIGRHLVQFSKL; the protein is encoded by the exons ATGGCTATGGTGTGTCTCTCAGACTTTGAAGCTTATGCTAAAAAGTATTTACCCAAGAttgcttgggatttttttgcagctggagcagatgaCTGTTGCACTCGAGATGAAAACATCCTGGCATATAAAAG AATACATTTCCGGCCACGTATGCTGCGGGATGTATCCATGATGGACATTAGGACTAAGCTCCTGGGGACTGAAATCAGCTTTCCTGTAGGAATTGCCCCTACCGGCTTCCACCAGCTAGCATGGCCTGATGGAGAGAAAAGCACAGCCAGAG CGGCCAAAGCGATGAACACCTGTTACATCGCCAGCACGTACTCCACCTGCACGCTGGAGGAGATCTCTGCAGCTGCCCCCGGCGGCCTCCGATGGTTCCAGCTCTACATCCACCGCAACAGGGCGGTTTCCCAGCAGCTGGTCCAACGGGCGGAGGCCTTGGGTTTCCAGGGCCTCGTCCTCACCGCGGATCTGCCCTACACGGGCAAAAGACGTGATGATGTCCGCAATGGTTTCCGTCTTCCTCCCCACATGAAACTGAAGAACTTGGAAGGAGCCTTTGAG GGAGATGACTGCTCTGAGTATGGACTGCCACCCAACAGTATCGATCCTTCGGTCACCTGGAATGATATCTACTGGCTGCGGAGCTTGACCCACCTGCCCATCATCATCAAAGGCATCTTGACGAAAGAAGATGCAGAGCTGGCAGTGAGACATGGAGTTCAGGGAATTATTGTGTCCAATCATGGTGGAAGGCAACTGGATGGAGGACCTGCTACT ATTGATGCTCTGGTTGAGGTTGTGGAGGCAGTACAAGGCAGCGTTGAAGTTTATTTGGATGGTGGAATACGAAAAGGAAGTGATGTATTAAAAGCACTGGCACTGGGAGCAAAATGCGTCTTTATTGGAAGACCAGCTTTATGGGGTCTGGCTTACAAG GGTGAAGAAGGTCTGCAAGATGTTTTGAGAATTTTGCAGGATGAGTTTCGTTTGTCAATGGCCTTAGCTG GCTGCGCCAGCGTCTCAGAGATTGGCCGACACCTAGTTCAGTTCTCAAAGCTGTGA
- the HAO2 gene encoding 2-Hydroxyacid oxidase 2 isoform X2 — protein sequence MAMVCLSDFEAYAKKYLPKIAWDFFAAGADDCCTRDENILAYKRIHFRPRMLRDVSMMDIRTKLLGTEISFPVGIAPTGFHQLAWPDGEKSTARAAKAMNTCYIASTYSTCTLEEISAAAPGGLRWFQLYIHRNRAVSQQLVQRAEALGFQGLVLTADLPYTGKRRDDVRNGFRLPPHMKLKNLEGAFEIDALVEVVEAVQGSVEVYLDGGIRKGSDVLKALALGAKCVFIGRPALWGLAYKGEEGLQDVLRILQDEFRLSMALAGCASVSEIGRHLVQFSKL from the exons ATGGCTATGGTGTGTCTCTCAGACTTTGAAGCTTATGCTAAAAAGTATTTACCCAAGAttgcttgggatttttttgcagctggagcagatgaCTGTTGCACTCGAGATGAAAACATCCTGGCATATAAAAG AATACATTTCCGGCCACGTATGCTGCGGGATGTATCCATGATGGACATTAGGACTAAGCTCCTGGGGACTGAAATCAGCTTTCCTGTAGGAATTGCCCCTACCGGCTTCCACCAGCTAGCATGGCCTGATGGAGAGAAAAGCACAGCCAGAG CGGCCAAAGCGATGAACACCTGTTACATCGCCAGCACGTACTCCACCTGCACGCTGGAGGAGATCTCTGCAGCTGCCCCCGGCGGCCTCCGATGGTTCCAGCTCTACATCCACCGCAACAGGGCGGTTTCCCAGCAGCTGGTCCAACGGGCGGAGGCCTTGGGTTTCCAGGGCCTCGTCCTCACCGCGGATCTGCCCTACACGGGCAAAAGACGTGATGATGTCCGCAATGGTTTCCGTCTTCCTCCCCACATGAAACTGAAGAACTTGGAAGGAGCCTTTGAG ATTGATGCTCTGGTTGAGGTTGTGGAGGCAGTACAAGGCAGCGTTGAAGTTTATTTGGATGGTGGAATACGAAAAGGAAGTGATGTATTAAAAGCACTGGCACTGGGAGCAAAATGCGTCTTTATTGGAAGACCAGCTTTATGGGGTCTGGCTTACAAG GGTGAAGAAGGTCTGCAAGATGTTTTGAGAATTTTGCAGGATGAGTTTCGTTTGTCAATGGCCTTAGCTG GCTGCGCCAGCGTCTCAGAGATTGGCCGACACCTAGTTCAGTTCTCAAAGCTGTGA